The sequence below is a genomic window from Lolium perenne isolate Kyuss_39 chromosome 4, Kyuss_2.0, whole genome shotgun sequence.
GACCCACTGTCTTTCTCTTGATAAAAACTAATCAGATATTTTAGAcatagatttggtgcacatggacaCCAGTGATCTCGTTTTTTGAAATAAATGAAAGATTATATTTTTAAGTTTCAAAAATTTCGGATTTTTTTTGCATATATAGCCAATAATATACCCCACAAAcgtgtaaaatatcaatttcaaatactttatattttaaaatacacaaaaaagacaaaaatgcAGATTTGAGTAGTtattttcaaatctccaaaaacatgtcagattttgttattttttgTCTAGGACAAAGTAAAAAAAAATTGGGTTGAGATTCTCCATGATTGTGAGATGTATCACTGGCAATCTACAGAAATATCTTTCAGATAATTTAATAATTAATAaatatatttttaatttttttaaaatggCGAGAACACTTGAGCTCAGGAGCCAAAAGCACTTTCCAAATATTTTAGCTCTATATTGTCTTTCTTTTTTCATGTTTGCGAATTATGGGGTGTGCAAGAGATGCTATCGGGCCTTTGAGCTGCAACGAGCACCGCGACGGTCGTGCGCCGTTTTACTCCTCCACACTCCTtcttccacctccgcctccaaccAACACCCAACCCAATCGACTCTTCCCCATTGCCCCGCCCTTCCTCATCGCCGAAACCCTAAACCCTTCGAGGCCCCGCGCCATGCGGTCCCTCGCGAAGGCCCGGCCGCCGAAGCCCCTCTGCCCCCTCGCCGCCTTCGTCCAGTCCATGGGGTACGTGGACGTGAAGATGCGGTGGAAGAAGGACGCGTCCTTCGACGGCGTCCCGGTGCTCGCGCACGCGCGGGACCTGCGCCCGCTCGCCGCCCTCGCGCGGCTCCTCTCCCCGTCGCCGACCCCCGTCTCCGCGGTCTCCAAGCTCCGCCGCTCGCTCGAGACCTCCGACCGCCGCGTCGCCGCCTTCCTGCGCCGCTTCCCCGCGGCCTTCGTCGAGTCCGTCGGGCCCGAGCACCACCACCCCTGGTTCCGCCTGTCCGCCCCCGCCGCGCGCCTCCTGCAGGAGGAGCGGGACGTCTTCGCCGCCCGCCGCGCCGACATCGCCTcccgcctccgccgcctcctcctcatgTCCCCGGCCCGCCGCCTCCCGCTCAGCGTCGCGCAGGGCATGCTCTGGCACCTCGGCCTCCCGGAGGACTACTTCAGGCGCCCGGAATTCGACATCGGGCAAGATGGGTTCAGGATTCTAACCACCGCCGGAGATGGCGCATACCACAAGGACGAGAACGACGGCAAGGAGCTGGGGCTCATCGATGATGTCCAAGACCAAGAAATGCCGCTGTCAGTGCTTCAAACGAACGCCATACGGAGGTTCGGGTCGGCAGACGAGGTGCCCATCCCATTATTCCCCTCAAAGGGTCTCCGGCTGAAGCACAAGATTGGGGACTGGCTGGAGAGGTTCCAGAAGCTGCCTTACGTCTCTCCGTATGAGGATTTCAGCAACATTCAACCGGGTACCGATGTTTCGCAGAAGCGGGTGGCTGGGGTGCTCCATGAGCTGTTCAGTCTGTTCGTGACATGCTCCGCCGAGCGGCGGCGGCTGCTTTGTCTCAGGACGCACCTGGGGCTGCCACAGAAGTTTGACCGAGGGATCGAGCGGCACCCGCATATATTCTACTTGCTGTTGAAGGAGAAGACGTGCTTTGTTGTCCTCAAAGAGGCTTACATGGCTGGGGGAGACACAGcaattgaggagcaccccatgctgGCAGTGCGGAGCAAGTATGCCGGATTGATGGAGGAGTCTCGGGAGATCATAAAGCGTCGTCGAAGTGGGAAGCCTGTACAACTGGATCCTGAGGATCAAGAGGAGAGTGAGGATTGGAAGGATGCCAATTCAATAGGAACTCATTATTTTTGACTGATCACAAAATGAGAAAATGGGCAATATTGAATTTTGCAACGAGAATAAGGGATTCTTTTTTCATTGGAAGCAGCATATTTGCATGCAAAATAGAGGAGTAATGCGCATATGTGAAGAGGTTAGTGACTGTGCAATTattttttatttatattgtttttATTCATGACATAGCAGTATCTATAATTCAGTGTGGTCATCTAGAGATTTTAGATTAGTTGACTGGTACTTTGGGAATAGCTGCAAGTCCATGTTTCTTCTGGAATATGTAGAACGAGGTGATACATGATGGCATATAATTGTTGAACCATTTTAGCTTGTTCTGATGTTCTCTGGATGGTTTTTTGACCTTACAATGTATTTCCTGAACATCTTCTCTTTCTGCTTAGAAGTGGAAGGTAACAACAGAAGTGGCCAACTGGCACTCTTTATTGGGAAAATCATTTTAGGAAAGCGCTGCTACATCTAACACCGATAAAATGTGAGATCTCCTTTTAAAAATCTTTGTTAAGCTTGGAACGGTATAAATTCTTGATGTCCGAACTGTAAATAAAAGCAACATATTGCTTGCTCATATTACGTTGGCCTGTGCGGAAAATATTTGTAGGAAACGCTGCAACATCTATTGCTGATATAAAAATCTTTGTTAAGTTTGGAATGATTTAAATTCTCGGTGCGCGAACTATAAAATAAAAGTAACATATTGCTTGCTCATATTACGTTGGCCTGTGCGGAATCAATTGTCGATGATATAATAGCAGTCACTTCCTTCTAAGTTGTAGTTTTGGTGTGGGGTTCAACGCTATTGTCTGAGTCAGGCAGTAGTAAAATGTCATGTCCGACAAAACATTTTGGTTATTTTTTTTCAGTAGTAGTAGTTAACAAAGAACTAAGCAGTTGAAATTAGTCTGGTGAACTAGTTTTTCTGAAAGACACCATTATGAATGGAAATATGAAATAATATAGCTTTGTGCTGTAGTTACTCATTTTTAGATACAAAATTTACTAATGCTATATGCTTAGGATAGGTAAGTCTGCTGAAGGGCGTGTGTTTTAGTTGGCGGTTGGATCACAGTATTATCTCACCATAGGCGTGAGTTATCTTTGAGGAGGAGTTGCTATGAAACAACATACTATTATAAGTTATACAATTTTAGTTGCAATAATTTAAGACATTCTTATACTATATTTTGTCGTACGTGTATTTTGGACCGATAGTTTCGTGCCTTTGAGGCGACATTTAATTCTTCGCTGAGAATGCTATGTATGGGTTATGTGGTGCATAGTAAAGTTCGTATATGCTCACACCCAGCGTTATATCAACCATACCCAGTTACTATGTCAAAGTTTGACCGTGCGTGAAGACAATTCTCATTGCATGTTGCTGAATATCTGAGAAATCATGGAATTTCAATTCCCAAATAGAAAATAAAGTACCGATAGTAAAACCGACCCTCTCAACAAAATATTTGTGCAACAAAGAAAGAATGTAGCTAGTAGGATAGATACCTCATTATTCAGGAGTAGTACTTTGAAGGCGGTTTACAAAGTTGGCACACAGTTTGCAAGTGAAAAGCTTTTAGTTAAAGAAAACAAGCAAGGCCATCACCCATCTAGAACCCTGTGACCGGCACCTTGTAGTCGAGGTCAGCTCGGCGGTAGTAGGATGCCACGGGGCCATCCGCCGTTTTGACCGTCGGGAAGAGACTGCGGAGCGCCGCGATTTCCTCCACTGTGGACGAGGGAGGCTCCGCCAAGATGGGTATGTTCATATGGCTTGTGCTCCTTTTGGTCCTCAGAGCACGCCCTCCATGCGTAGATGTGATCGTTGCAGTGATCACGATGAAGAGAATCAAAAACATTGTGATCCGTGCCATCGCTATAAACCTGGAAATTTTTGACCGAGTGTTTGCGTGACCCCGTGTGTGCGGTAAATATGGTCCCGTGCCTCCGTTGAGAATGGAGGGCATGGTTGCTTTTTATGGTGGGAGTAATAGTGCAACGGATTTAATTTCCGTAACTACGATGTGGATTAACTTCAATAATTAATGTAGGAGGTAAACCATAAAGTTAATGCAAGAGAAGTTAATCTGTGAACTTCTGGAAGGAACTAATTGTACTGAATGTAGGGTTGTCCGTTTTGTTTTCTCCCATCCAAAGATTTAGAGTTGGCGAGTTGCTGAAACGGCTGTTGCCTTCGTTTATTTACGTATGTCGGTAATCTTAGGTATTAATTCGATGCAAGTGCATGTTGCATGCGCTTATGAATCTAAGTTTTGCATTTTGACCCTGTTTACCAACCTTTCAGTTTGTCTATTTTGTTTTTTTGTGTATATTCTAGTGTCTTCTGTTGTTCATTTATAATTTTGGCCGGGGCAAGTCGAGGCATTGAAGAGTGACTCGAATAGGCAGttgtacattgaggaagatgaaaggAGAACTACACCGACCATCTTCATCTGTCAGCTAGTCGCGGAGAAATTATGTATTACTATGTCGCAATGGTATGTTTGCTGGACAAGTATGCAACAGTGGATATGATACGTTTCAGATGTTCGTTGATACTTCTGTAATGTTGTACTATGTCTGTTCCATAATATAAGCCGTTTTGGCAAACTAAAATTTTGACAAACTATTTTAGTTTGCCAGAACGGCTTATATCTTGGGGCTTATATCTTGGAACAAAGTGATACTAAATCATTTATGTCTACTATGTACATCAAAATATCCACTTACTTGAGGTACTTTTAAGTTCTTATTATGGTCTGATGCCATGGTCATCCAGTTGTTTGCAGAGTGCTTCTCTTTGGCTGCGGTTATCTGAATCAGTGTTAGATCATGCTCTCAGTTATGTGCTCAATGAACACCTTACCAAGAAAGACCATTGCCCTGTTTGGCCATAAAAGCTTCTGATCGGAAGAAATAAAATTCTTCCCTAATTCAACTAAGGTGACATTGCCATATAACTAAGACTCCACGTCTAGTTGATTAACGGCGTTGTTGGGCCCAACTTCTCCCTTAGCCTTCATCGCAGTGCTTAATTGAGGCAATTTGTAATAAAAAACAAAATGTATTAGTACTAGTATTCGACGACCGCAAGTCTTTAATCCGAGTCCGGTCTTCTTCCTAAATGAAATTCCGAGTCTGACTGCATGTTGCTGAATATCCGAGTCGGGAAGCTACCACGCTAGCTGGCCTACTATAAAGGTACAGGCACGCACCTGCCTTATTCATCGTCAAACACCAGCCGTGAAAGCATACAGGAATCAAGCCCCAGAATCGATCATATCTCCTCGCGTAGCTCAACCTGAGGTTAATTCAATCGAGCTGTTCCAGCCCGGCCGAACGAGATGAACATACGCGCACTTATACCTCGGGGCATGGCATCTCGCAAGGTCGTCCTGGCAGTGCTTTTCCTGCTGTTATTGTTCATCTTCCCGGCAATTGCCTTTGCATTTACAGGCGGCATGCATACAGAGTCCGTGCACCGCAGACTGGGAGAGAGGAGCGTCAAGGCCGACACGCTAAGCCACAGACCTGTCCAGCGACATCGCAAACTTGGTCAAGAGACCAAGCCTCCTCAGGACGCCGAGTTCAACGTGGTTAGCTATGGAGCCGTTGGCGATGGCAAAACTGATGACACCCCGGCGTTTCAGAAAGCTTGGGCCGCGGCCTGCTCATCGTCTAAGCCAGCCACCATGTTGGTTCCGAAGGAGAAGGAATTTCTCGTCAAGCAGACCACCTTCTCGGGGCAGTGCAAGTCGAGCGTCAGATTCAAGCTCGACGGAACGTTGGTAGCTCCCGGACGATCATCTTGGCCGAAGGAGAACatgaataagtggatcatgtttAACAACGTTGATAAGCTAACCGTGTCGGGCGAAGGGACTATGGACGGGAAAGGCGAAGTATGGTGGAAGAACTCGTGCCGAATCGACAAGAACCTCAAGTGCACAGAGGCCCCCACAGCGTTGTTGCTCAGCAAGTGCAATCACTTGAAGGTAGAAAATATCAAGCTCTTAAACAGCCAGCAAATGCATATGTCCGTCGAAGATTGCAAGGACGTAATTCTAAAGCATATCACGATCGTTGCGCCCGGAGACAGCCCTAATACCGATGGCATCCACATTGCCCGCACGAAGGATATACAAGTCATGGATTGCAACATTAAAACTGGAGACGATTGCATGTCTATCGAGACCGGAACTGAGAACTTGTATGCCTCAAAGATAACATGCGGCCCGGGTCACGGAATCAACGTCGGAAGCTTAGGTGACAAAAATTCTGAAGCTCGTGTTTCCAACATAACTATCAATAAAGCACACCTTATTGGCACGACGAATGGTGCACGCATAAAGTCGTGGCAAGGAGGAAAGGGATATGCCAAGGACATCACATTTGAGGATATCATCATGACAAGGTCAAGAATCCAATAATTATTGACCAAAATTATTGCTATATGGATGATCCTTTGCAGCCCAAGGCATGCAAGAAACAAACTTCGGCGGTGGAGCTAAGTAATATCCAGTTCAAGAATATAAGAGGCACGAGTGGAACAAAAGAGGCTATCAAGCTAGACTGCAGCGACACCATCCCATGCCATGATCTAGTGATGCAGGATGTAAAACTTACCTTCAGCGGGAAAGGCAAAGGTGCTACAAGTACATGCAAGAACGCTAAGCTAAAGAAATCGAACAATGTCATTCCAAAAACATGTTGATAATGCGACATGGCTGATATAGAGGTTGCCTTTTGTATTTGGTTTTCCTTCATTTAGGTTGTTTCTTGCTTTGATCTTTCATACTTGTAAAATTAGATAGCCTCTTGTACAGCTAGAAGACAGGATTGATATTTTTTTGTACTGCAATTGCTACTTTTATAATATATCATACATGTCACGTgtgattttttattttatttacatgCTTTGTTTAGCTGCGACCACAACCATATATCGACTTCACGGGTTAAATTAGTAGCAGTATGCGTGTGGTTCATACTGTCATGTTTGTGTTGAGAGGACCAGTTTGTGCTCACACTAATAAGTACAACAGTGCTTCAATTGAAAGTATTCGGTGTCCAAAAAAGGTATTGTTTAGGACAATGAACCAATGATGCTTGAATGAACCAAGACACAGTTTTAACTAGATTATACTTGGAACGTTACCAGATTGTCAGTTTTTAAATGTATCTTATTGGACTCGTGAGCGTTGGGTACGTAGAGATTTAAATATATCATGGAGCTGTATTTTTTgaagaacatttttaaaatttgaacaaattttaaattttaatttttttcgaATATGAACAATTTTAATATTTGAACAATTTCGAATTTGGAAAATATCATATTTAAACAATTTTCGTACGGAGTAGTTGAAATTTTTTTATACTTGaataattttcgaatttgaacaatttttatacttgaacaatttttgcatttgaacaatttttatacttgaacaattttcgaatttgattTTTTTCCGAATATTTGAGATATAAAATTTTACATTTAAAatatatttaaattttaaaaattaaatcttaagaacgaaaaaagaaacagaaaagaaaaaaaacagaaaagataaaaaaaagaaaagataaataGAACAGAAAACAACAAATAACACAAACTGGGCCGACCAGGCCGGCCCATACCGCGTGCaccgggggtgtgcggcgcgcggtagccaccgacctggtcggcataTAGGATTTGCCAGGCAATCCAGCCCGGCTATACCGACTGCTTTCTGGAGCGGGCCGCCGCGtaataagaaaagaaaaaaaacatatcCCCGCCGTCGCGTCGCACCATTTCGATTCGTCTTCGGCGGGCAAATCCCCAAAACTCCCGCACGAAACCCTCCCCAAATTCCCCAAACCACACTGCCCCCAACCGCCCTCGCCGACCATGTCGCTGCTCcaggacgacgacgaagaggcctTCCTCCTCGCCGTCGAGGCCGcggaggccgccgccgcctccaagcGCCGCCGCGTCTCCACCTCCCCTTCGCGGACCCCCGCCGCCTCCGCATCCGAGGGGTCCTACCTGTCCGCGCTCAAGGGCAGCCACAGCTCCGCCTGGAAGCAGCAGCAGGAAGCCCTAAGCCTAGCCCACAAGCGGCCCGGCGGATACAGGGCCCCAGGCATCGCCCCTGCCGACGGCGGCGGAGTGCAGATCGCGAAGGGCGCGTGCTTCAAGTGCGGCGACACCAGCCACTGGGCCAGGGAGTGCCCCCAATCCTTGCCCGCAAGTGGCGGCGGTGGCAGCGGCTGCGGAACCGGTGGCGGCGGGGTCTATGTGGATgcggaggtgaaggtggaggagaaGGAGTGCCCCTGCGGCTCCGGGACCTGCCTCGTGCTCACGTCCAGCACGCCCAGGAACCCCGGTCGCAGGTTCTACAGGTGTCCAATGAAGGTGAGTGTCAGACCCGAGTCTTAAATCGGATCATCCAATTACCTTGTGCATTTTGGAGACCTGTTACAAACAATGCTCTCTCTGTGTGTGTGTATGGTCTTGTCTGACATGTGGATGTCACTGACTTAGAGCGAACTAGAGTAGTCCAGAACTGATGAATTGGTACTTGTTACACATGTATGCATCAGTTCAGGGTGCATGCACTTTTTAGCTAATGGTAGTGGATCTGAAACAAGAGTGAGGATCGCCTAAAGATGTAACACCAGTGCGGAGCTTGGCAACAAATCTTGGGCGGGCCAGGCTAAACGAAAACACAAGTAAATTGTATAATTGAAGAACAAAATTGGTAAACCATCCTTCGTTCTATCAAATTTCTAACAAAAAATTTGGGAAAAGAAAGGATTACCTGGGCAGGGAAATTGGAGAAGAGTAGGGCTCAATTTGGTCGTGGCGTCACTTCCCGGCTGCTCGACCACCGGCCGTAGCGTCGTGCCCGTGCAGTGCGGCTACCTGCAGCTGCAGATGCGGCGGTCCCTTGACCTCCCCCTGGTTGCAGGTGGCGGTGCAGCACTGCTATCCCATGTGCCCGACCCAGATTCCCTCGAGCCCTCCTTGTTTTTCTATCCAAATCACTAGATCATGGGTGTGGCTTATGTCGAGACTTGAGAACGAAACAGGGAGAGTCGAGCGAACGAACAAGATGAAACGGACATGCCAATACGTGCTCATGGGCTGGACCTTGGATACATACAAGTCAATTTCTTTTTTGCAAAAAGTCAGGGCGGGCCACGGCCCAGTTTAGCCCTAACGAAGCTCCGCCAGTGTGTAACACTACTGTTAATTTGCAGCATCAAATAGTAGCACGGTGTGCATATGCATTCTAGATGGTTTACTGCAAAACCAAGTCTTATAGCAGCATTTACTGCAGCTGATGGATTATCGTTCACAATTCCAACGTCTACAGAAACTGTATTTGAATGTTGTATAGTTCATGCCAAATGTTCACTTGTCCCGCCATCGAATTGCAGCTCCCCCAGTGTAATATGTTGCATTTAGCTTGGCCCCTATTTACAAAGAAATAAAAACATGGTTTAGGTATTATGATGCATAGTATGTCGTATAACAATTTCTCGATGGTGGTTGATG
It includes:
- the LOC127292504 gene encoding protein WHAT'S THIS FACTOR 9, mitochondrial, producing MRSLAKARPPKPLCPLAAFVQSMGYVDVKMRWKKDASFDGVPVLAHARDLRPLAALARLLSPSPTPVSAVSKLRRSLETSDRRVAAFLRRFPAAFVESVGPEHHHPWFRLSAPAARLLQEERDVFAARRADIASRLRRLLLMSPARRLPLSVAQGMLWHLGLPEDYFRRPEFDIGQDGFRILTTAGDGAYHKDENDGKELGLIDDVQDQEMPLSVLQTNAIRRFGSADEVPIPLFPSKGLRLKHKIGDWLERFQKLPYVSPYEDFSNIQPGTDVSQKRVAGVLHELFSLFVTCSAERRRLLCLRTHLGLPQKFDRGIERHPHIFYLLLKEKTCFVVLKEAYMAGGDTAIEEHPMLAVRSKYAGLMEESREIIKRRRSGKPVQLDPEDQEESEDWKDANSIGTHYF